Genomic segment of Streptococcus pneumoniae:
TCTTCTCACCTTGTATTTTACCGCTTTTACCAGTCTATGTAGGCATTTTACTTGATTCAGACGAACCAAGAACCGTGCGATTTTTAGGATTTGAGATTGCCTGGTATGGCATTGTGAAAACTCTCTTTTTCATCGCAGGTCTATCCATGGTTTTTATTACCTTAGGATATGGAGCAGGGTTTCTAGGAAATCTTCTCTATGCTGCTTGGTTCCGTTATCTCTTGGGGGCTATCGTCATTATTCTTGGGATTCACCAAATGGGGATTATCAATATCTCTCAGCTGCAAAAGCAAAAGAGTGTGCAGTTCAAGCAGGATAAAAAGAGAAATGATTTTTATAACGCTTTCTTGCTAGGCTTGACCTTTAGCTTTGGTTGGACCCCTTGTATCGGTCCGGTCCTCAGTTCAGTCTTAGCGATTGCAGCTTCTGGTGGAAATGGGGCTTGGCAAGGTGCTGTTCTTATGTTGCTCTACACACTTGGCTTAGCGATTCCTTTCTTGCTTGTTGCCTTGGCGTCATCTTTTGTATTGCGTTATTTTAGCAAAATCAAGCCTTATATGGGGACGCTTAAAAAAATCGGTGGATTCATCATTATCTTGATGGGGATTCTCCTCATGCTTGGTAATCTCAATATTTTTGCACAAATTTTTGGATAATCTATTTATAAAAGGAGAAATCTCATGAAAACAAAGACTTTACTAATGGCTAGCTTACTGTCTCTTGGTCTTTTAACCGCTTGCTCGACTCAAAAGACGGATGATATGAGAAAGTCAGATGACAGCTCTATGATGAAAAAAGAAGACAAAATGTCTGATGACAAGAAAATGAGTGATGATAAGATGTCTGATAAGGACAATATGAAAAAAGACGACATAAAAGATAAGATGTCTGATGAAAAGTCCATGAAAGAGGACAAAATGTCTGACAAAGACGGTATGAAGGATGATATGAAAGACAACATGTCTGATGAGAAATCCATGTCCGATGATGAGATGAAAGACGAAGAGAACATGTCTGATGAGATGAAAGACGAAGAGAACATGTCTGATGAGATGAAAGATGAAAACTAGGAGGATGAAGATGAAAAAACGTAGTTTATTCATAACAGGTCTTGCTTGCTTAGGGATTTTAACGGCTTGTTCGACTCAAGCAGCAGAAGACAGTAAAAAAACAGATGACAGCTCCATGATGAAAAAAGAGAACAAGATGTCTGATGATAAGAAAATGAGTGACGATAAAATGACTGAAAAAGACAGTGTGAAAGGAGAGGCTATGAATGATGGCAAACCGGCACCAGACTTTAGCTTAGAAGGTGTGGATGGAAAAACTTATAAACTCTCTGATTTCAAAGGTAAAAAGGTCTATTTGAAATTCTGGGCTTCTTGGTGTTCGATTTGTTTATCAACTCTAAGAGATACTGATGATTTGGCGAAGATGGCTGAAAATGAAGATTATGTCATTTTAACAGTCGTATCTCCCGATCACATGGGTGAAAAATCAACCGAAGATTTCAAAGAATGGTACAAGGGCTTGGATTACAAACACATGCCAGTCCTCATTGACCCAAGTGGTAAATTGCTAGAAGAATACGGTGTTCGTGCTTATCCAACCTCAGCCTTTATCGGTAGTGATGGCGTCTTGGTAGAAGTCCATCCAGGCTTTATGGACAAGGCAGGCATTGAAAGTAAATTGAAAGAAATCAAATAGGAGGTGACCTATGGAAGGTAAAATGAGATTGTTCTTAGTCATTGGAGCTATTTGCTTGGTGCTAGGATTGATGATCTTTGGAGCTTATCGCAACCAATCACCTTCTGCCACTGCCCAAATCAAGGAGGCGGCGGTGAGCCAAGTCAATCCAGTAGCAGAAAAAAAGGAGAAGAAAACCATGAAAGAAGATCTTCGTGAAATCTATCTTGCTGGCGGTTGTTTCTGGGGCGTAGAAGAATACTTCTCACGCGTTCAAGGAGTGACAGATGCTGTTTCTGGCTATGCTAATGGTAAAGGAAGTACGACCAAGTATGAATTGGTCAGCCAGACAGGCCATGCGGAAACCGTCAAAGTGACTTATGATAAAAATCAAGTATCGTTGCGGGATTTACTGCTTCATTACTTCCGCATCATTGACCCGACCAGTGTTAATAAACAGGGAAATGACCGTGGAACTCAGTATCGTACAGGAGTTTACTACACAGACAAGGAAGACTCCGCTGTGATTGAGCAAGTCTTTGATGAGCAGTCTAAGAAATTGGACAAACCGCTTGCTGTTGAAAAAGGTGCCTTGGAAAACTTCATTGAAGCAGAAGAATACCACCAAGACTACCTCAAGAAAAATCCGAATGGCTACTGCCATATCAATGTCAACCAAGCTAGCTATCCTGTCATCGATGAAAGTTTGTACCACAAACCAAGCGATGAAGAAATCAAGAAAATGTTGACCGCAGAAGAGTATGCAGTCACTCAAAAAAATGATACGGAGCGTGCTTTCTCAAACCGATACTGGGATCAATTTGAAGACGGTCTTTATGTAGATATCGTGACTGGTGAACCTCTATTTTCTTCAAAAGATAAGTATGAATCTGGTTGCGGCTGGCCAAGTTTCACACGTCCAATCAGCCCAGATGTCGCAACCTATAAAGATGATACCAGCTTTAACATGGTGCGCACTGAGGTCAGAAGTCGTGTCGGAGATTCCCATCTAGGTCATGTCTTTACAGATGGTCCGAAAGACAAGGGAGGTCTTCGCTACTGTATCAATAGCCTTTCTATCAAGTTTATTCCAAAAGCAGAAATGGAAAGTCAAGGATACGGCTACCTCTTAGACTATGTTTAAGAGTTGCAAAATAGCATACAATAGGGTGAGGTTGAACCTCGCCTTATTTGCTTGAGTTTGCTATACTAGAGAGAGGATGTAAGATAGGAGTGTGCGATGTATAAACTCATGATTGTAGAGGATGAATACCTTGTTCGGCAGGGAATTTCTTCCTTGCTTGATTTTGAAAAGTTAGGGATGATGGTCTTGGCAGAAGCTGAAAATGGCTTAGCGGCTTGGGAATTGTTTCAGAAAGAGCAGGCAGATATTCTCTTGACCGACATCAACATGCCTCATATGAATGGTATTCGCTTGGCGCAGCTGGTCAAGGAGCATTATCCAGAGACCCATATCGTTTTTTTGACGGGTTATGATGATTTTGATTATGCGCTCTCGGCTGTTAAGTTAGGTGCAGATGACTATCTCCTCAAGCCCTTTTCTAAAGCGGATGTGGAGGAGATGTTGCTTAAAGTCAAGGACAAACTAGATCGAGAAGAAAAGCGCCAGCAGATTAGTGATTTAGTCCAGCAAAGTGAGGAATCAAGTCTCGCGCAACTCATTCAAGAACGCTTGGCAGACCAAGATTTGTCCCTCAAATCGCTGGCTCAGAACTTGGGTTTTAGCCCTTCTCACCTCAGCGTTGTTTTGAAAAAAGAGC
This window contains:
- the msrB gene encoding peptide-methionine (R)-S-oxide reductase MsrB encodes the protein MEGKMRLFLVIGAICLVLGLMIFGAYRNQSPSATAQIKEAAVSQVNPVAEKKEKKTMKEDLREIYLAGGCFWGVEEYFSRVQGVTDAVSGYANGKGSTTKYELVSQTGHAETVKVTYDKNQVSLRDLLLHYFRIIDPTSVNKQGNDRGTQYRTGVYYTDKEDSAVIEQVFDEQSKKLDKPLAVEKGALENFIEAEEYHQDYLKKNPNGYCHINVNQASYPVIDESLYHKPSDEEIKKMLTAEEYAVTQKNDTERAFSNRYWDQFEDGLYVDIVTGEPLFSSKDKYESGCGWPSFTRPISPDVATYKDDTSFNMVRTEVRSRVGDSHLGHVFTDGPKDKGGLRYCINSLSIKFIPKAEMESQGYGYLLDYV
- a CDS encoding redoxin family protein, which gives rise to MKKRSLFITGLACLGILTACSTQAAEDSKKTDDSSMMKKENKMSDDKKMSDDKMTEKDSVKGEAMNDGKPAPDFSLEGVDGKTYKLSDFKGKKVYLKFWASWCSICLSTLRDTDDLAKMAENEDYVILTVVSPDHMGEKSTEDFKEWYKGLDYKHMPVLIDPSGKLLEEYGVRAYPTSAFIGSDGVLVEVHPGFMDKAGIESKLKEIK
- the ccdA2 gene encoding thiol-disulfide oxidoreductase-associated membrane protein CcdA2, with amino-acid sequence MTSFVFLISVFLAGILSFFSPCILPLLPVYVGILLDSDEPRTVRFLGFEIAWYGIVKTLFFIAGLSMVFITLGYGAGFLGNLLYAAWFRYLLGAIVIILGIHQMGIINISQLQKQKSVQFKQDKKRNDFYNAFLLGLTFSFGWTPCIGPVLSSVLAIAASGGNGAWQGAVLMLLYTLGLAIPFLLVALASSFVLRYFSKIKPYMGTLKKIGGFIIILMGILLMLGNLNIFAQIFG
- a CDS encoding response regulator; its protein translation is MYKLMIVEDEYLVRQGISSLLDFEKLGMMVLAEAENGLAAWELFQKEQADILLTDINMPHMNGIRLAQLVKEHYPETHIVFLTGYDDFDYALSAVKLGADDYLLKPFSKADVEEMLLKVKDKLDREEKRQQISDLVQQSEESSLAQLIQERLADQDLSLKSLAQNLGFSPSHLSVVLKKELGMPFQDYLIQERMKKAKLLLLTTELKIYEIAEQVGFEDMNYFSQRFKQVVGVTPRQFKKGEQG